Proteins from a single region of Rhodovibrio salinarum DSM 9154:
- a CDS encoding aldo/keto reductase codes for MSQLRRGCTRRQFLATTAAAALAPTFGPELARAASQGIHTRAIPSSGERIPAVGMGTWITFNVGGSTQLREHRKRILAEFFAHGGGMIDSSPMYGSSEDVVGWCLDRLGKPDGLISATKVWTRGMRDGVQQMARSRALWGLDSFDVMQVHNLVDWQTHLKTLRAHKDEGKVRYIGVTTSHGSRHDELERIMRNEPLDFVQFTYNILDRWAEDRLLPLARERGIAVIVNRPYKRKQLFQQYQDQPLPGWAEAEAGAQNWAEFFLKFIISHPAVTCAIPATSQIPHMRENMGALSGPLPEQKTREKMARYVAGL; via the coding sequence ATGAGTCAGCTACGACGCGGCTGCACGCGCCGACAGTTCCTGGCCACCACAGCAGCGGCCGCACTGGCGCCGACGTTCGGCCCGGAGTTGGCACGCGCGGCCTCCCAAGGCATCCACACCCGAGCGATCCCGTCGAGCGGAGAGCGCATTCCCGCGGTCGGCATGGGCACCTGGATCACCTTCAACGTGGGTGGCAGCACGCAGCTGCGCGAGCACCGAAAGCGCATCCTGGCGGAATTCTTCGCCCACGGCGGCGGGATGATCGACAGCTCGCCGATGTATGGCTCCAGCGAGGACGTCGTGGGGTGGTGCCTGGACCGGCTTGGCAAGCCCGACGGACTGATCTCGGCCACCAAGGTCTGGACCCGTGGCATGCGCGACGGCGTGCAGCAGATGGCGCGCTCGCGCGCGCTCTGGGGCCTCGACAGCTTCGACGTCATGCAGGTGCACAATCTGGTCGACTGGCAGACCCACCTGAAAACGCTGCGCGCCCACAAGGACGAGGGCAAGGTGCGCTACATCGGCGTCACCACCTCCCACGGCAGCCGCCACGATGAACTCGAGCGGATCATGCGGAACGAGCCGCTCGACTTCGTCCAGTTCACCTACAACATCCTCGACCGCTGGGCGGAGGATCGGTTGCTGCCGCTGGCCCGCGAGCGCGGCATCGCGGTGATCGTCAACCGCCCCTACAAGCGCAAGCAGCTGTTCCAGCAGTACCAGGATCAACCGCTGCCGGGCTGGGCCGAAGCGGAGGCCGGCGCGCAGAACTGGGCCGAGTTCTTCCTGAAGTTCATCATCTCGCACCCGGCCGTCACCTGCGCGATCCCGGCCACCAGCCAGATCCCGCACATGCGGGAGAACATGGGCGCGCTGAGCGGTCCGCTCCCCGAACAGAAAACGCGCGAGAAGATGGCGCGCTACGTGGCCGGATTGTAG
- a CDS encoding L,D-transpeptidase family protein, translating into MALPGIALALAGALLLGCTGPTRQGDPISVTNPADTAKVQPRTTPDTDKSATNREPEEADKVVVVKALRELRLLADGKVFRTYEIALGREPKGDKMWEGDGRTPEGLYTLDFKNENSAFYRSIRVSYPNAQDWREARALGVHPGSNIMIHGLKPEFASVGKRHVQQDWTEGCIAVTNDQIDEIWSLVPVGTPIEIRP; encoded by the coding sequence ATGGCGCTCCCCGGCATCGCGCTGGCCCTCGCCGGCGCGCTCCTGCTGGGCTGCACCGGGCCCACGCGGCAGGGCGACCCGATCTCCGTGACCAATCCGGCCGATACCGCCAAGGTCCAGCCCCGCACCACGCCCGACACCGATAAGTCGGCCACCAACCGGGAACCCGAGGAGGCTGACAAGGTTGTCGTCGTCAAGGCGCTGCGCGAATTGCGCCTCCTGGCCGACGGCAAGGTCTTCCGCACCTATGAGATCGCTCTCGGCCGCGAGCCCAAGGGCGACAAGATGTGGGAAGGCGACGGCCGCACGCCCGAAGGCCTCTACACCCTCGACTTCAAGAACGAGAACAGCGCCTTCTACCGCTCGATCCGCGTCTCTTATCCGAACGCACAGGACTGGCGGGAGGCGCGCGCGCTGGGCGTACACCCCGGCAGCAACATCATGATCCACGGCCTGAAGCCGGAGTTCGCCTCGGTCGGCAAACGTCACGTCCAACAGGATTGGACCGAAGGCTGCATTGCCGTCACCAACGATCAGATCGACGAGATCTGGTCCCTGGTTCCCGTCGGGACCCCGATCGAAATCCGGCCATAG